A stretch of the Desulforamulus ferrireducens genome encodes the following:
- a CDS encoding shikimate dehydrogenase, whose amino-acid sequence MNPFAFIIHPLDCSDVARKFPFTKYMPDTLIEQTIKLLPPIKISPITGVRSSTAETTGHFVSCLLTTRQMATLPKPFVINKIIQAGRLAEKLGAKVIGLGAFTKVVGDAGITVAKNLRVPVTTGNSYTVAMALEGAKKAAQLMGHDLKKIRVTVVGATGAIGSVCALFLARDVRHLTLVGRNEAKLHLLADRILYETGLAAEVTANIKAALKRSDLVVTVTSSLDTIIQPEDLKPGAVICDVARPRDVSRRVVEERKDVLVIEGGIVEVPGDVNFNFNFGFPPKTAYACMAETMILALEGRLESYTLGRELTIKQVEEIYRLGQKHGFKLAGFRSFEKPISEEEINLIKQRINRVS is encoded by the coding sequence ATGAATCCTTTTGCCTTTATTATCCATCCTTTAGACTGCAGCGATGTGGCCAGAAAATTCCCCTTTACAAAATACATGCCTGACACCTTGATCGAGCAAACCATAAAACTACTCCCCCCCATTAAGATTTCTCCCATTACAGGGGTACGTTCGTCCACAGCGGAAACAACAGGACACTTTGTCTCCTGTCTTTTAACAACCAGGCAAATGGCCACTCTCCCTAAACCCTTTGTTATTAATAAAATAATACAGGCAGGACGGCTGGCAGAAAAATTAGGTGCCAAGGTGATTGGGTTAGGGGCTTTTACCAAGGTGGTTGGTGATGCAGGTATCACAGTGGCAAAAAATTTAAGAGTACCGGTCACAACCGGTAACAGCTACACTGTGGCCATGGCGCTGGAAGGAGCCAAGAAAGCGGCACAACTTATGGGACATGACCTCAAAAAAATTCGGGTAACCGTAGTTGGCGCCACTGGAGCCATCGGAAGTGTTTGCGCTTTGTTTTTAGCCAGGGATGTTAGACACCTTACCCTGGTGGGGCGTAACGAAGCCAAGCTGCATTTGCTGGCAGACCGTATTCTTTATGAAACCGGTTTAGCGGCTGAGGTTACTGCCAATATAAAAGCTGCCCTAAAAAGATCGGACCTGGTGGTAACGGTAACCAGTTCCCTGGACACCATCATTCAGCCGGAAGATTTAAAACCAGGGGCAGTAATTTGTGATGTGGCCAGACCGCGGGATGTTTCCCGGCGGGTGGTAGAGGAACGCAAGGATGTTCTGGTGATAGAAGGTGGCATCGTAGAAGTACCGGGGGATGTTAACTTTAATTTTAATTTTGGCTTCCCGCCCAAAACTGCTTATGCATGTATGGCAGAGACCATGATTTTAGCTCTGGAAGGGAGGTTGGAGAGTTACACCCTGGGACGAGAGTTAACCATTAAACAAGTGGAAGAAATCTATCGTTTAGGCCAAAAACATGGCTTTAAACTGGCGGGTTTTCGTAGCTTTGAAAAACCCATTTCGGAAGAAGAAATAAATTTAATCAAGCAGCGGATAAACAGGGTGTCATGA